From Sphingopyxis sp. USTB-05, the proteins below share one genomic window:
- a CDS encoding M23 family metallopeptidase: protein MGEFRYHIAVMLCAASLAGCIPAAPTPPSWPAQPPATPDVERRPLGEASGVYERPTWTLKSVTTDAVRVNAGVYSVRPGDTLRAVGEKTGVGSEALAIENDLAPPYTLRFGQELRVPAGLYHRVGAGETGIGIAAAYGVDWGEIITINALSEPYILRIGQRLRLPSDARALPRDTVDVGARAAAFRLDIDDILTGSQPALAEAARPTAGSAAPRQPVTTAIAEPAYFAGRFEWPLNGPILTRFGPTASGGGSDGINIAAAVGTPIRATAGGVVAYAGDQIGVYGGLILINHGSGWVSAYGHAGRIDVKRGQSVRMGDVIGRAGATGQVRTSQLHFQLRKNRIPVDPMKQLPPR, encoded by the coding sequence ATGGGGGAATTCCGATATCATATCGCCGTGATGCTCTGCGCCGCATCGCTCGCCGGATGTATTCCGGCGGCACCGACACCGCCATCATGGCCCGCTCAGCCGCCCGCAACACCGGACGTCGAACGCCGCCCGCTCGGCGAAGCCTCGGGCGTCTATGAACGCCCGACCTGGACGCTGAAATCCGTCACGACCGATGCCGTGCGCGTGAACGCCGGCGTCTATTCGGTCCGCCCCGGCGACACGCTCCGCGCGGTCGGTGAGAAAACGGGCGTGGGGTCGGAGGCGCTTGCGATCGAGAACGACCTCGCGCCGCCCTACACGCTCCGCTTCGGTCAGGAACTCCGCGTTCCCGCCGGCCTCTATCACCGCGTCGGCGCGGGCGAGACAGGCATCGGCATCGCCGCGGCCTATGGCGTCGATTGGGGCGAGATCATCACAATCAACGCGCTTTCCGAACCCTATATCCTGCGCATCGGTCAGCGACTCCGCCTCCCCTCCGACGCGCGTGCCCTTCCGCGCGATACGGTCGATGTCGGTGCCCGCGCCGCCGCTTTCCGCCTCGACATCGACGACATCCTGACCGGCAGCCAGCCCGCACTCGCCGAAGCGGCCCGACCGACCGCAGGCAGCGCCGCGCCGCGCCAGCCGGTCACCACCGCGATCGCCGAACCCGCCTATTTCGCCGGCCGCTTCGAATGGCCGCTCAACGGACCGATATTGACGCGCTTCGGCCCCACCGCATCCGGCGGAGGCAGCGACGGAATCAACATCGCCGCCGCGGTCGGAACCCCGATCCGCGCGACCGCGGGCGGCGTCGTCGCTTATGCCGGCGACCAGATCGGCGTCTATGGCGGGCTCATCCTGATCAACCATGGCAGCGGCTGGGTCAGCGCTTATGGCCATGCGGGGCGGATCGACGTGAAACGCGGCCAGAGCGTCCGCATGGGCGACGTCATCGGGCGCGCAGGGGCGACGGGTCAGGTCCGGACGTCGCAACTCCATTTCCAGCTCCGCAAAAATCGCATACCAGTCGATCCGATGAAGCAGTTGCCGCCCCGATGA